A genomic window from Chaetodon auriga isolate fChaAug3 chromosome 13, fChaAug3.hap1, whole genome shotgun sequence includes:
- the scn1laa gene encoding sodium channel, voltage-gated, type I-like, alpha, whose translation MAQLLVPPGPDSFRPFSRESLKAIEARIAEENKKKPKDVKRKRNDENELKPSRDLEAGKSLPLLYGDVPKGMVSTPLEDLDPYYCNQKTFIVLNKGNFIFRFNATPALYILSPFNPLRRISVKILVHSLFSVVIMCTIIVNCVFMTLSQPPDWAKIVEYIFTAIYTFESLVKILARGFCIGKFTFLRDPWNWLDFSVIVMAYVTEFVNLGNFSALRTFRVLRAFKAISVIPGLKTIVGALFQSVKKLADVMILTVFCLSVFALIGLQLFMGHLRQKCVWMPVHHNSTSNGTSLNGTDTNGTDEPFSWNDYALNKSNHYYLPGKRDPLLCGNGSEAGQCPEGFVCIRVGRNPDYNYTSFDSFGWAFLSLFRLMTQDYWENLYQQTLRASGKPYMIFFVLVIFLGSFYLINLILAVVAMAYEEQSQATIKEAQEKEEEFQAMLEQLRRQQEDAQAAACAAAAESGEVGERASGTESSSDASKLSSKSAKERRNRRRKRKEDEGKGADEKFPKSESQDSMKKARCRFSVDANLLNYDMKCSSAHQSFLSFRGPLFSSRRNSRTSLFSFRLPAQDVGSENEFADDENSIFEDNLSRRGSLFLPRSCDRRGSSMSQCSFLSHRLLPPNGIKHSSVDCNGVVSLVGGSSLPLSPVGLLLPKVTVDMASTGDNADTTDTEYKSATGGTHQEFMDFLEGPEVRQRAQSIASVITSTMEELEESRQKCPPCWYDFAQTFLIWECCPAWLKIKKVVKIIVMDPFADLTITICIVLNTLFMAMEHHPASEGFTKMLAVGNVVFTCFFTAEMVLKIIALDPYYYFQTGWNIFDAIIVSLSLVELCLANLVGMSVLRSFRLLRVFKLAKSWPTLNTLIKIIGNSVGALGNLTLVLAIIVFIFAVVGMQLFGKSYKDCVCKISDDCTLPRWHMNDFFHSFLIVFRVLCGEWIETMWDCMEVAGMTMCIILYMMVMVIGNLVVLNLFLALLLSSFSADNLAATEEEDINNMQIAIARIHNAIAFVKSMLRSSCSSACRKKKKGKGEDKSLDELHKPLGPNGIPNHTIKDFPKNGNGDVTGVDKNGDKYIVSSKSDDSIMSFINNPSLTVTVPIAVGESDFENLNTEDFSSASSDAACHVVIDDDGQLSSSEGSTVDGLPGGEGGESLDFELEESMEPDACFPDGCVEKFPCCQVNVDVGWWKMWWTLRKTCFRIVEHNWFETFIIFMILLSSGALAFEDVYIEKRKTIKTMLEFADKIFTYIFILEMLLKWVAYGFAKYFTNAWCWLDFLIVDVSVVSMVANAMGYSDLGAIKSLRTLRALRPLRALSRFEGMRVVVNALLGAIPSIFNVLLVCLIFWLIFSIMGVNLFAGKFHVCLNRTTDKPFLPSEVKNGSECKNLGEDVARWKNLKINFDNVGLGYLALLQVATFKGWMDIMYAAVDSQSKPEEQPEYEINLRMYLYFVVFIIFGAFFTLNLFIGVIIDNFNQQKKKIRGQDIFMTEEQKKYYNAMKKLGSKKPQKPIPRPSNKIQGYIFDFTTKQAFDIVIMVLITLNMVAMMVETADQSEEKNSILYYVNVVFIVIFSGECLLKMISLRQYFFTNGWNVFDFIVVILSIIGVFLAKLIEQYFVSPTLFRVIRLARIGRILRLIKSAKGIRTLLFALMMSLPALFNIGLLLFLVMFIYAIFGMSNFAYVKRESGIDDLFNFETFGNSMICLFQITTSAGWDGLLAPILNRHEDDCSSTMENPGSSVKGNCGNPPVGIAFFVSYIIVCFLIVVNMYIAVILENFSVATEESTDPLSEDDFEMFYEVWEKFDPHASQFMEYNKLSEFADALDPPLRIAKPNKIELISMDLPMVSGERIHCLDILFAFTKRVLGEGGEMDILRGQMEERFMASNPSKVSYEPITTTLRRKQEDTSALVIQRAYRQYARKHPATKPSVTSSDNIQKDETLIDKEDPVTDKEISSELTPSTAPQPSSDSVTTNGRNKYEKDKNEREVVGKDVGEQDK comes from the exons ATGGCACAGCTGCTTGTACCACCAGGTCCAGACAGCTTCCGCCCCTTTAGCCGTGAGTCCCTCAAAGCCATCGAGGCGCGGATCGCAGAGGAGAACAAGAAGAAGCCGAAGGATGTGAAGAGAAAACGCAATGATGAGAACGAGCTCAAGCCCAGCCGTGACCTGGAGGCGGGCAAATCACTCCCTCTTCTGTATGGGGACGTTCCTAAAGGCATGGTGTCGACACCGCTGGAGGACCTGGATCCCTACTACTGTAATCAGAAA ACTTTCATAGTATTAAACAAAGGAAACTTCATCTTCCGCTTCAACGCCACTCCTGCCTTGTACATCCTGAGCCCCTTCAACCCTCTCAGAAGAATATCAGTTAAGATTTTGGTGCACTC ATTGTTCAGCGTGGTGATCATGTGCACAATCATTGTcaactgtgtgtttatgacacTGAGTCAACCGCCCGACTGGGCAAAGATTGTAGA GTACATATTCACTGCAATCTATACGTTTGAATCCCTCGTTAAGATTTTAGCTCGAGGGTTCTGCATAGGGAAGTTCACATTTCTAAGAGACCCCTGGAACTGGCTGGATTTCAGTGTCATTGTCATGGC GTATGTAACAGAGTTTGTAAACCTAGGCAATTTTTCAGCTCTTCGCACATTCAGAGTGCTGAGAGCTTTTAAAGCTATTTCAGTTATCCCAG gcctgaaaaccatcgTTGGTGCGTTGTTCCAGTCAGTGAAGAAACTTGCCGATGTGATGATCCTCACTGTCTTCTGCTTGAGCGTCTTCGCCCTCATAGGACTACAGCTGTTCATGGGCCATTTAAGGCAAAAGTGTGTATGGATGCCAGTACATCACAACTCCACCTCCAATGGTACATCACTTAATGGGACAGACACGAATGGAACGGACGAACCTTTCAGCTGGAATGATTACGCGCTCAATAAGA GTAATCATTATTACCTTCCAGGCAAACGAGATCCATTGCTTTGTGGAAACGGTAGTGAAGCTGG GCAGTGTCCAGAGGGGTTCGTTTGCATCAGAGTGGGGAGGAACCCGGACTATAACTACACCAGCTTTGACTCATTTGGTTGGGCCTTCCTCTCCCTGTTTAGACTGATGACACAGGACTACTGGGAAAACCTTTACCAGCAG aCCTTGCGGGCTTCGGGGAAGCCCTACATGATCTTTTTTGTGCTGGTGATATTCCTCGGTTCCTTCTACCTGATCAACCTGATCTTGGCTGTAGTAGCTATGGCCTACGAGGAGCAGAGCCAGGCCACCATAAAGGAGGctcaggagaaggaggaagagttCCAGGCCATGCTTGAGCAGCTGAGGCGGCAGCAAGAGGACGCTCAG GCAGCGGcatgtgcagctgctgcagagagcggGGAGGTTGGTGAAAGAGCCAGCGGCACCGAGAGCTCTTCCGATGCCTCCAAGCTCAGCTCTAAAAGTGCCAAAGAGAGACGCAACAGgcgaagaaaaagaaaggaggacgAGGGCAAAGGGGCCGATGAGAAGTTTCCTAAATCCGAGTCACAGGACAGTATGAAGAAAGCTCGCTGCCGTTTCTCTGTGGATGCAAACCTGCTCAACTATGACATGAAATGCTCATCCGCACATCAG tcctTTCTGAGTTTTCGTGGACCCCTGTTCTCATCCAGACGGAACAGCAGGACCAGCCTTTTCAGCTTCCGACTCCCAGCACAGGATGTAGGCTCCGAGAATGAGTTTGCCGATGATGAGAACAGCATATTTGAGGACAACCTGAGTCGGAGGGGCTCTTTGTTTCTCCCCAGGAGTTGTGATCGACGTGGCAGCAGTATGAGCCAGTGCAGCTTCTTGTCACATCGCTTACTTCCACCCAATGGGATCAAGCACAGCTCAGTAGACTGCAATGGGGTTGTGTCTCTGGTTGGTGGGAGTTCACTCCCGTTGTCACCTGTGGGGCTCCTTCTTCCTAAAGTGACAGTGGATATGGCCTCCACTGGAGATAAT GCtgacaccacagacacagagtaTAAATCGGCCACTGGAGGAACACACCAAGAGTTTATGGACTTCCTCGAGGGCCCAGAGGTCAGACAGAGGGCTCAAAGTATAGCTAGTGTCATAACCAGCACAATGGAGG AGCTTGAAGAATCAAGACAGAAGTGTCCTCCTTGCTGGTATGATTTTGCCCAAACCTTCCTCATCTGGGAATGTTGTCCAGCATGGCTGAAGATCAAGAAGGTGGTTAAAATAATTGTGATGGATCCATTTGCGGACTTAACCATCACCATCTGCATTGTGCTCAACACATTGTTTATGGCCATGGAACATCATCCAGCGTCTGAAGGTTTCACCAAAATGCTGGCTGTGGGCAATGTG gtATTCACCTGCTTTTTCACGGCTGAGATGGTCCTCAAGATCATTGCTTTGGACCCGTACTATTACTTCCAGACAGGATGGAATATTTTTGATGCAATCATTGTCAGTCTGAGCTTGGTGGAACTTTGTTTGGCAAATCTGGTTGGCATGTCTGTTCTGAGATCGTTCAGATTA ctGAGAGTGTTCAAGTTGGCTAAATCGTGGCCCACGCTTAACACACTGATAAAAATAATTGGTAATTCAGTGGGGGCTTTGGGCAACCTGACGCTGGTGCTGGCCATCATCGTGTTCATCTTCGCTGTGGTGGGCATGCAACTGTTTGGAAAAAGCTACaaggactgtgtgtgtaaaatctcTGATGACTGCACGCTGCCCCGTTGGCACATGAATGACTTCTTCCATTCATTCCTCATTGTGTTCCGAGTGCTTTGTGGAGAGTGGATAGAGACCATGTGGGACTGTATGGAGGTGGCTGGGATGACCATGTGCATCATTCTCTACATGATGGTCATGGTTATTGGAAACCTTGTG GTGCTGAACCTGTTCCTGGCCCTGCTGTTGAGTTCATTTAGCGCTGACAACCTGGCAGCAACGGAAGAAGAAGACATTAACAATATGCAGATTGCCATTGCACGGATTCACAATGCCATTGCCTTCGTCAAGTCCATGCTtcgaagcagctgcagcagtgcctgtcgcaaaaagaagaaagggaagGGTGAGGACAAATCTCTGGATGAGCTCCACAAACCTTTAGGGCCGAATGGTATCCCCAACCATACCATCAAAGACTTTCCTAAGAATGGCAATGGGGATGTGACCGGAGTGGACAAAAATGGAGACAAGTACATAGTCAGCAGCAAGAGTGATGATTCTATAATGTCTTTCATCAACAATCCTAGTCTGACTGTCACTGTTCCTATTGCGGTGGGAGAGTCTGACTTTGAAAACCTCAATACAGAGGACTTCAGCAGTGCTTCGTCTGATGCAGCATGTCATGTG GTTATAGATGATGATGGACAGCTCAGCTCCTCCGAGGGCAGCACAGTGGATGGTCTGCCAGGCGGGGAGGGAGGAGAGTCTTTAGACTTTGAACTGGAAGAATCTATGGAACCTGACGCCTGCTTTCCTGATG GATGTGTAGAAAAGTTCCCGTGTTGTCAGGTAAATGTGGATGTGGGCTGGTGGAAAATGTGGTGGACGCTAAGAAAGACCTGTTTTCGGATCGTGGAACACAACTGGTTTGAgaccttcatcatcttcatgatCCTGCTTAGCAGTGGAGCACTG GCATTTGAAGACGTCTACATTGAGAAGAGGAAGACCATTAAAACAATGTTGGAGTTTGCAGACAAAATCTTCACCTACATCTTCATCCTGGAGATGTTACTGAAGTGGGTGGCATATGGATTTGCTAAGTATTTCACAAATGCCTGGTGCTGGCTGGACTTCCTCATTGTTGAT GTGTCAGTGGTCAGTATGGTAGCCAATGCCATGGGATATTCTGATCTCGGTGCCATCAAGTCTCTGAGAACCCTGCGAGCTCTGAGGCCCCTAAGGGCCCTGTCGCGATTTGAAGGCATGAGG GTGGTTGTAAATGCCTTGCTTGGAGCCATTCCTTCCATCTTCAATGTGCTGCTGGTCTGCCTCATTTTCTGGCTCATCTTTAGCATCATGGGAGTCAATTTATTCGCAGGGAAGTTCCACGTTTGTCTCAACAGAACCACGGATAAGCCTTTCCTTCCGTCAGAGGTGAAAAACGGTTCTGAATGTAAGAATTTAGGCGAAGATGTTGCTCGCTGGAAAAACCTCAAAATCAACTTTGACAATGTTGGCTTGGGTTACCTTGCACTGCTACAAGTG GCTACATTTAAGGGCTGGATGGACATCATGTATGCTGCTGTGGACTCTCAAAGCAAG CCAGAAGAACAACCAGAGTATGAGATCAACCTGAGGATGTACCtctattttgttgttttcatcataTTTGGAGCCTTCTTCACTCTCAACCTCTTTATTGGTGTCATAATAGACAATTTcaatcagcaaaagaaaaagataa GAGGTCAAGACATCTTCATGACTGAAGAACAGAAAAAGTACTACAATGCCATGAAAAAACTGGGGTCGAAGAAACCACAAAAACCTATTCCTAGACCATCA AACAAAATTCAAGGATACATCTTTGACTTCACAACAAAGCAAGCATTCGACATTGTAATAATGGTTTTAATAACACTTAATATGGTAGCCATGATGGTGGAAACTGCTGACCAGTCAGAGGAAAAGAACAGTATTCTCTACTATGTCAATGTGGTATTCATTGTTATCTTCAGTGGAGAGTGTTTGTTGAAGATGATCTCGCTTCGCCAATACTTTTTCACAAATGGCTGGAATGTATTTGATTTCATCGTAGTCATCCTGTCAATCATTG GTGTGTTCCTCGCAAAACTTATAGAGCAGTATTTTGTTTCACCAACCTTGTTCAGAGTCATCCGTTTGGCTCGGATTGGCCGTATCCTCCGCCTTATTAAAAGTGCGAAAGGAATCCGCACACTCTTGTTTGCCttgatgatgtcacttcctgccttGTTCAACATTGGTCTCTTGCTGTTCTTGGTGATGTTTATATATGCCATCTTTGGCATGTCAAACTTTGCTTACGTCAAGAGGGAATCAGGCATTGATGACCTTTTCAATTTTGAGACATTTGGCAACAGCATGATCTGCTTGTTCCAGATCACCACCTCAGCAGGGTGGGATGGCCTTCTAGCTCCCATTCTCAACAGACATGAAGATGATTGCAGCTCTACCATGGAGAATCCTGGCAGTTCTGTTAAAGGCAACTGTGGAAACCCTCCTGTAGGAATTGCCTTCTTTGTCAGCTACATCATCGTATGTTTCCTGATTGTGGTGAATATGTACATTGCAGTCATCCTGGAAAACTTCAGTGTGGCCACTGAGGAGAGCACGGACCCACTAAGTGAGGATGATTTCGAAATGTTTTATGAGGTCTGGGAAAAATTTGATCCTCATGCATCGCAGTTTATGGAGTACAATAAGCTGTCAGAATTTGCAGATGCTCTGGACCCACCATTGCGCATAGCCAAGCCTAACAAGATCGAACTCATCTCTATGGATCTACCTATGGTGAGTGGTGAACGCATTCACTGCCTGGACATCCTGTTTGCATTCACAAAACGTGTTCTGGGTGAGGGTGGGGAGATGGACATCCTAAGGGGGCAGATGGAGGAGCGCTTCATGGCCTCCAATCCCTCTAAAGTGTCCTACGAGCCCATCACTACCACCCTCCGCCGCAAACAGGAGGACACATCAGCACTTGTCATCCAGAGAGCATACAGACAGTATGCAAGGAAACATCCTGCCACGAAGCCCTCTGTTACATCCAGCGATAACATTCAAAAGGATGAAACACTCATTGATAAAGAGGATCCAGTCACAGACAAAGAAATTTCTAGTGAACTGACACCTTCAACGGCCCCTCAACCTTCATCTGACAGTGTAACAACAAATGGAagaaacaaatatgaaaaggacaaaaatgaaaGGGAGGTTGTGGGCAAAGATGTTGGAGAGcaagacaaataa